Sequence from the Carassius gibelio isolate Cgi1373 ecotype wild population from Czech Republic chromosome A7, carGib1.2-hapl.c, whole genome shotgun sequence genome:
AAGCAAAACTTGTGTTAGTCAGTTATCTCTCCCATGAGACAACCAATAGAAGATACTTGGAACAAGCTTATTCTCGATATTGGAGACGTCCAAAGCCAGAACATCTTTATTTGGGAAGTCAAACTTTTGTGGCTCAATAGAAAGAATTACAGATGTGCAGATATAGTTTTTGAATGGCCTTTCAGCAGGAGTTCtgcaaaagtatttattttttaactaagcTTCCATTCTTATCAGTTCAAGTTGGCCATATACAAGATTGTGTGATTGAGGAAAATTAGCAAAGTAGTATAGAAAAGTGAAGCAATGTGGTATAGTGGGACTCATTTAGGCAATCAGCAGGCAGGAAAGGGGTGATGTCATAATCAGTGAGTTGAAGACTGACCCTGTGATTGGAGGAAGCGTTTATTTTGTCCACCAGGGCCCAAATGTTTGATAGGTACCAGGGTGTTGATTACAGACTCAACAGAAACACCGACGATCGCCCTTTGTCACTTCTTCTGATGAATGCACCACGTTTGGTACAAATCCACTCTTCACTCCCTCCCAACCCTCCTGGATGGTAATCTCCCCACTCTTCACCAGCTCAAATATATCCCGTGTTAGCTCTGTAAAAGCCCTCTCCACGTTTATGGCATCGCGTGCTGAAGTCTCCACGTAGCGCATGCCATATGCAGCTGCTAGCTTCTCTGCCTCTTGCCGGCTGACCTGACGCTGTGGCTCCAGATCACATTTGTGACCGACCAGCAAGAAGACAATGCTGTGGGGCTGCACGTGGCTGCGTGCCTCCTCTAGCCACTCGTGAACGTTCTGGAAGGAGCGACGGTTGGTTATGTCGAAGAGCAGTAGACCTCCCACTGAGTTACGATAATAGGCTCTGGTAATAGACctgaagataaaaaataaataatgttcctGAATTTAAAATGACATAGTTCACAGAATGCAATATTGCAATTCAAATTTGAATGTGAGAAAGTAGCATTTCATTGGCAtgaaatgtattttctaaatgcatactATTGAACTgattgtgaacaattcatccatgtatatgtaaaaacaaaaaaaattgaaatttttaatcaaatggtCAATGATCTTTCAACAGATTTGTTGGACATATGCTGGACTTTTTCATCATTTTGTCACCTTTCTTAGAATTGTCTGCAAgctcagatctgcctccatccaaagtgacataaattttgtgttttgcagattGCTGCTTTAGTATTGTAGATTATTTCTATACTTAAAAACATAATGAGCATATTGTAAGTTTTAAAGGGTtttcttgccaaaaaaaaagaaatcaatatttACTGTACAGTGTTcacccttgttcttcataatcTCTGTAATTCGCTCTGgtatgctggatattagcttctgggccaaatcctgactgatgacGATCCATTCTTGCAAAATGCAAAATTTATATCACTGACACAACTTTTGGCCATGAGtgtagatagaaagacagatatATATGATATTTGAAAGTGCTGAGAAATAAACAAATGATGTGTGTATGACAGGAAAGGAGACAACAGGAAATGTAAAACTGCAACAGGAGGCAGAGATGAACACAAGGTAGatgaaaaatgtgtaaaaaggCATCAGAGTGAGACTGTAAGAAAGGTCTGAGCTTGTGTAGGTGTACTGCTGGGAACGCACTGAGCTGTGAAAGATGCCTAAGGGCCTCTAGAGTTACTGACATCACTTTTAAGTCAGACATTTGTGACATTGTAGATGGCAGTGCTTCACCAATATTTATATTTCCTGTAAGAGttttgtaaaatctttttttggTAAAGAAACCTTTGAGCTACATtcattagtaaataaatatagaCAGTATCTCTGAATCACCTATAgggcgaaaaaaagaaaaatcagtgaCGCGTGAATCAGTCTGTCATCAAGTCTGGGAGAAATACATCAGCATGGATACCATGGAAACACCTATCATGGTCATATTTGACACTgtaaaatcaataattaaatatgtaaaataatgtgcCAATCTGCATAAAAATCTTTCTGAGCTAAACAGTGATATAATTTACATAGACAAACATCTTTATGGAATAAAAATCATCCACCCTATGAACAATTAATACATTATTGGACATTTACAGTGATGCAGAATCATGAGAAAGGTCTAATATAACATAACCCAAGACAAAAATTTACAATACCTGAAGCGTTCCTGTCCTGCAGTGTCCCAAATCTGCAGTTTAATGCGTTTTCCAGGTTCGATCTCCACCAGGCGGGAGAAGAAATCCACCCCTACCGTCGGGTCTGACACCTGTGCGAAGCGGCCTTCCGTGAATCGTCTAATTAAACACGATTTTCCAACAGTGGAGTCCCCAATAACAATCAGTCGAAATTGGTAAAGCCAAATTGCCTCCATGTTTACTCAGGTCTGTCAAAGCAAAAAGGAGAGAAGTAAATTAGATGCTTCCAAATCTCATGATTTccaaggacagaaaaaaaaaaaacacattctttattttattcaCCCACATTTTATGTCAGCTTGCTTTAACAATTTACTAAAAGGAGTAAATAGAGCTAATTTATCTTTAAAATGGTTGAAACCTCTTCTGAGAATGTGTTGTGCAGGTTACAGTATCTCTGTACTTGTTTTCTGTGGGAAGGAAGTTGAATCATCCATTCAAGTTTGATTATAACGCCTACATCAGTTATGATAAGGATCTGGTGTTTATGGTGCTTTATCCACCACTaaacttttgtaaaatataacaaatatatacagcCAATTCTATATAACTGGCATACtattttagaattaaattaatgctgtttatcggtaatggaaaaaatatacacataataatttgttttaatgcaatgttttaatgtttatatattctaAGTCATGTGCAGGTTAATGAATGCAACCTCTTTAACAGTTAACATGACCTGTACTGACAGTGTGTGATCCTGTAAGATTACTGAGATTTCACTGAGGCTCGTCTGATAGCTGGACTAGCTGGCTATCGTTGGCCTTGTCAAAATAACGACTAGCCAATACTCTCTGTTCTATATCTATAAAACAGACAACTGTTAAAAATAGCGTTGTCTTTGTGTAAAAGCATCCCTTGTGTAGAGGATCCCTTATTAGGTGCTCTTTACTTACGTTTTTGTTTGGTCGGTTCAAAGCTACCAAACGGCAGATTCCATAATCTTTAAAGGATTAAAGCCTCTTTAGAAACCGCTGGATGAAATGACGGACATAAACTATTCACACATGCcgaataataaacaaaacattcgtctctacataaaacaaaacaaacaggtgCAAACCAAACTGCGCGTGTAGGCGGTCTATTTTGCTTGGATGTTGCTAAAGATCAGTCGGCGTGTTGTTGGAATGATCCCTGCCTGCTTCAAAGTCGCGTAAAGTCAAAGATTTTTGATCCACGTCATTTTTTGAACCACGCTTGGAAGATGGAGaaatgtttggatgtttttttgcTGATGAAATGGAAGCGACAGCAAAAGCATCATATAGCCTGACTCATCCCGCATCAGCACCAGTACCACAATCCTCCTGATAGCAGCCACAGGCAAATCCGTTCATAGCCAAAGGGCGCCTTAAGATAAACAGAGGCCCCTggcattattaacatttatttatttttattggatgTCTTGTTATAattgtatatgtttttgttttgtatatataaacaaatatataaaataataatatattattataatatataatcacatatattagaaataatataatatatgtgatTATGCAAATTGACTCAAATTCACTCTTGGCGCTTGTGGAGCAGCAGAATTATTGTCTTTTACATCAAGTAAACATTACGTTTTTACAGGCATTATACGaaggtaataataaaataaaatgcaatcaaaACTTTCCTGGCTGAAATTTTTGTTTACAGATATGATTTAAACACCATAAGTTACACAAAAGACGAATTTTAGTAGACCGAAATATCACTTTGGAAGTTGGCACAAATGTGGACTCACATTGGTGGTTGTTAAATAcgtttttattttgaaacatgCCGTGCTCacgtttaattaattaaatcatagcataaacTACACAGAATAGC
This genomic interval carries:
- the LOC128017148 gene encoding ras-related protein Rab-39B-like; the protein is MEAIWLYQFRLIVIGDSTVGKSCLIRRFTEGRFAQVSDPTVGVDFFSRLVEIEPGKRIKLQIWDTAGQERFRSITRAYYRNSVGGLLLFDITNRRSFQNVHEWLEEARSHVQPHSIVFLLVGHKCDLEPQRQVSRQEAEKLAAAYGMRYVETSARDAINVERAFTELTRDIFELVKSGEITIQEGWEGVKSGFVPNVVHSSEEVTKGDRRCFC